Proteins from one Vanessa atalanta chromosome 15, ilVanAtal1.2, whole genome shotgun sequence genomic window:
- the LOC125069552 gene encoding calphotin-like, which yields MKIFLIAAACIAVAVAGPARFAVPGIVVPEVIENESISVGPAIVEGDYEPISVGPAIVPSPVNSPLVQIIVNIKTGSDKPVFVDHPEVDPIIVAPVIIPEDTIDETDPVIVAPVIIPEEVNVETDPINVAPVVIPEEVNVETDPIIVAPVIIPEEVNVETDPVIVAPVIIPEESAAEPEPIIVAPVIIPEESDVESESVNVAPVIIEPEPIIVAPIVPVPVVIPEILN from the coding sequence atgaaaattttcctGATTGCTGCCGCTTGCATTGCCGTGGCCGTTGCTGGCCCTGCGCGATTCGCTGTACCCGGCATCGTCGTACCTGAAGTTATTGAAAACGAGTCTATCTCCGTTGGACCCGCAATCGTGGAAGGTGATTACGAACCCATCTCAGTTGGACCAGCCATCGTTCCCTCGCCTGTGAACTCACCTTTAGTCCAGATCATCGTTAACATTAAGACAGGCTCTGATAAACCCGTGTTCGTCGATCATCCCGAAGTTGATCCTATTATTGTGGCTCCTGTAATCATTCCTGAGGACACAATCGACGAAACCGATCCAGTCATCGTCGCTCCTGTTATTATTCCCGAGGAAGTTAATGTCGAGACTGATCCAATAAACGTCGCTCCTGTTGTTATTCCCGAGGAAGTCAATGTCGAGACTGATCCAATAATCGTCGCTCCTGTTATTATTCCCGAGGAAGTCAATGTCGAGACTGACCCAGTAATCGTTGCTCCTGTCATTATTCCCGAGGAATCCGCCGCTGAACCTGAACCCATCATAGTCGCTCCTGTGATCATCCCCGAGGAATCAGATGTCGAGTCCGAATCTGTTAATGTCGCTCCTGTGATCATCGAGCCGGAGCCTATCATCGTAGCTCCTATTGTGCCTGTCCCTGTGGTTATTCCCGAAATCCtcaactaa